From Oryza brachyantha chromosome 9, ObraRS2, whole genome shotgun sequence, a single genomic window includes:
- the LOC102710615 gene encoding transcription factor RF2a yields MNRAQSPIPGDGGAGAGDGLPPQSSRRAGAPPSSSTPPPPEFDISRMPDFPTRNPGHRRAHSEILSLPEDLDLCAPGGGDGPSLSDENDEELFSMFLDVEKLNNSCGASSEAEAESSSAGAAAAAGRGEGAHVPRPKHQHSQSMDESMSIKAEELVGAPGTEGMSSAEAKKAVSAAKLAELALVDPKRAKRIWANRQSAARSKERKMRYIAELERKVQTLQTEATTLSAQLALLQRDTSGLTTENSELKLRLQTMEQQVHLQDALNDTLKAEVQRLKVATGQMANGGGGMMMNFGAMSHQFGGGNQQMFQNSQAMQSMLAAHQLQQLQIHPQAQQQVLHPQQQPPLHPLQLQQAARDLKMKGPMGGQSQWGDGKSGSAGN; encoded by the exons ATGAACAGGGCTCAGTCCCCGATCccgggagacggcggcgccggcgccggagatggTTTGCCGCCGCAGTCCTCCCGGCGGGCGggtgcgccgccgtcttcgtcgactcccccgccgccggagtTCGACATCAGCCGCATGCCGGATTTCCCGACGAGGAACCCCGGCCACAGGCGCGCCCACTCCGAGATCCTGAGCCTCCCCGAAGACCTCGACCTCTGcgcgcccggcggcggcgacgggccgTCGCTGTCGGACGAAAACGACGAGGAGCTCTTCTCCATGTTTCTCGATGTGGAGAAGCTGAACAATTCGTGCGGGGCGTcgtcggaggcggaggcggagtcgTCGTccgccggggcggcggccgctgcCGGCAGGGGGGAGGGTGCCCATGTGCCGAGGCCGAAGCACCAGCACAGCCAGTCCATGGATGAATCGATGTCGATCAAGGCTGAGGAGCTCGTCGGGGCGCCCGGGACGGAGGGGATGTCGTCGGCGGAGGCCAAGAAGGCCGTGTCCGCCGCGAAGCTGGCCGAGCTTGCTCTCGTCGATCCCAAGAGGGCGAAAAG GATTTGGGCTAACCGGCAATCTGCAGCAAGatcaaaggaaaggaaaatgcGATATATTGCTGAACTTGAGCGCAAGGTGCAAACCCTGCAAACAGAAGCAACAACATTGTCAGCCCAGTTGGCACTGCTACAG AGAGACACCAGTGGACTAACTACTGAGAATAGTGAACTCAAGCTGCGTCTGCAGACCATGGAGCAGCAAGTACACTTACAAGATG CTTTGAATGACACCCTGAAGGCCGAGGTTCAGCGGCTCAAGGTCGCGACGGGCCAGATGGCGAATGGCGGAGGAGGGATGATGATGAACTTCGGCGCCATGTCGCACCAATTCGGAGGAGGCAACCAGCAGATGTTCCAGAACAGCCAGGCCATGCAGTCCATGCTGGCAGCACACCAGCTGCAGCAGCTCCAGATCCACCCTCAGGCTCAGCAGCAGGTGCTGCACcctcagcagcagccgccgttGCACCCGCTGCAGCTCCAGCAGGCGGCGCGAGACCTCAAGATGAAAGGGCCAATGGGCGGCCAGAGCCAGTGGGGAGATGGCAAGTCAGGAAGCGCCGGCAACTGA